The Centropristis striata isolate RG_2023a ecotype Rhode Island chromosome 1, C.striata_1.0, whole genome shotgun sequence nucleotide sequence CTGCGGCAAATGAACGATAGTTTTACTTTCAGAAAATAACTCCTCCGTGTTTGCTGTTGTGCGACAGTGATCAGTCTCTGTGAATGTAAAAATGCTGGAGCAGCTCAGTAGTGTGACGCTTTGCTGCATAATTCCCACAAGTGTTTCCAGCATGTGATCAGTGGCGTTTCACATATCATGTGtgacagatggatggatttcGCTGAAGGGGGGCGATAATCCTCTTCATTTACTGCATCCTGTTCTACATCACTCACATGAGATCCCAGTCCAGCTTGTGTGTcgtcacctcctgcagcagcgtcTGGAGGCGTCGCTTGAAGAACACCTCGAATCGTAGATCGTCCTCGATGACGAGAGAGGTCTTCAGACCGCGGTCTACGATctccacacaaatacacacacagatacagaaacacatacatgttaattttaatccttttcattgCTGCTAAAGATGATGAGCTGACATAGTTTGGTTTAATCATGTGCACAAGTGCataagtacattttcttttctgatGTGATTTAAACCAACGACAGGCTTCGTCTGGCAAAACAGCAAGTTTCTGAAAAACCTTATTCCACAAAAAAGCGGTACATTTattgaaacataaataaaacatgctcattACTATCACCAGGCTGCCtctcgtcacacacacactgagtgacTGTGTTTTTCAGCAGTAAACGTTATCTATCGTGCGCAGGTAGACCCAGAGGCCTGAGCGTCTCACCTCCTTCCAGATGTTGTAATGAGAGAGGAAACAACCCAGCTCGCCCTTGGTGAGAGGCCGACCATGATAAGGGTCTTTGTAACCCGGCAGCATCTTAATCCCCATAGCCTCTATATCAGTCATGTTCACAGCTCTGAGACAAAGAGAAGAGATAAAGAGATTAGAGatggaaataatacattttaccgATGTGACGTGTGTGAAAATGTAAAGTGAAAGGTTGAATAGAGAAGGCATGCGTGTGTTGCAAGCTTTCTATTCAATCACCATTTTAAATTAAGGCACAATCAAATATGTAAAAGCATGATGCTATCCACTGGCTGTATAGCCTACACAGTGTTTACTGTTTCATTTTACTCGCAGATGAGCTAATGTAGTTCAGAgaatatttagctgacagcatGCACCCGCTACTTTTCACCTGGTTGTTTGTCTCAGCTCAGCCGCCCTACATCAATCTGCACGGCATGTTGCAGAGGCACAAATCAGAAAGACACAGGCAGTGGGGGAGGAAGAAGATGAGAAACGTACTTGCCATCCACAGCAGCAACAACCTTACAGCTGATCTCCTGTTCATACAGACTTCTTAGCATTCGCTCACGACGGTCAGATCTCCGCACCAGATTTATCATAAACACCTAGGTGCACACAAatgtaagaaaaagaaaaaaagcctcACACACATGtttaggttattttgtgtacttcaatgtgtgtatgtgattgAGTGTGTGTACCTCATCAAAGCCTATCTTGTTAGGCTGCTTGGGAGGAAGAGACAGGAAGCTGGAGGGCTCCAATGGAggatttttcactttcaaagaataaaaaaagggggGACGGTTACAAAGAGAATATGTAATGTTATGGAACAGGGGTTCCCAAAATGTGGTTCAGGGATGCTCAGGGGGCCTCTGGAGACTCTAATGCAtgcaacatgcatttattttttgagtcCTTGAATTATGAGGCTATGGTCACACATAATttatcactgtattttttaattgcaCTTTTTAGTTCACACtctgtttcctctgctgtttctgtgcttaACTGCCAACatcttaaactgaaaaaaaaaactggctgcagaaacatttttgagcaagagtaattttgttttgcagcaaaAGTAAACGTTGCCTAATTAATTATGTAGTTTTAAAGGCACAAGGAGGCCCCGAACCGAGCACTTTTTAGCAGCCTGGAGCAGTTTCTGTTTCAATAAGAGAAGAGATATTGCTTGGTGCTTCACATTTTTCTGCTCAATGCccctcacagttttttttttcagaatggcCCCGAGTGCTTCAAGTTGAAAAAAACTTCAAATCAGAGGAGAAAAGCACCGCAAGACATTGGTGCTTTTTCCCTGTTGCTGAATCAGAATGATTAAGAGGACAGGTGATTTGGTGGTTACCTagcaacaattaaaaaaagacaattcagACACAtcaatttgccacttttttgaTCAGTATATTGCATTGCTATGGTACAAGTCTGTAATCCTGTAGGCCAATATAACGTTAGGCTCCTTCCTGACTGTCTTGCATTTTCATAAccatactgcaaaaaaaaagggaaaaatctataaaatgtgaaacCTGCAGACCAGCACAACACGAGATTGCaagttaaagataaaacaacagatctAATACCAACAAACTTCCATCGTACAAAGACTTAATGAGGTGTAAGCGCAGCCTCGTGTCTGTGTGCTTCATCACAAACAAACTTTTACTAAAACTGTTGAACACAAAGAGACATTATTCTGACGTTTGTGGGCGCTCTTTGATCTCTCGACTCACCCATGACCTCAAGGTGTGTATGTATGAAGCTCTCCGCCTCATCTTGCACGGTACCGTGGGAACGCATTGGAACTGGGAAATACCCATAAGCCTCTTTGTTGCACACGTACATCTGCACATCTGAGAAGATAAATGTGGGTAAAAAACATGCTTACAAACATATACCAAACATGCCCAGAAAAGCAATAAGCAGCCCTCCAGATCACAAGTCTCTGGTGCATTCATCTCACCTGCCATGCGAGCCGAGTAGGCAAAGACGATGACATCATCCAGAGCCCAGCTGTACTCAGGGTGTGGTGGATAAAAAGCCAGCTGACGGGAGGCCTCTTTCTGTAGGTCCACCAGGTAGGTGGAGTGGACCATCGGTACGGCGAAACAACCATGACGCTCTTGCTTACGGATCGGCATGTAGGCTGGTGTACGCTTGTAGTAACCCTGTAGTGAGTGCAAACACACTGTAATGTTCGACACTTTTTTGTATCTTCTGTTTAAATAGAAATCTGggtaaaaaacatatttttctggaACAGCAGGGACACACTTGATTGAGGAAAAACTGCAGCCAGAAGTCTACGAGTCTACCTGCATTTATCAGTTTCAAACAgaagacatacagtcatggaaaaaatgattagaccacccttgttttcttcaacttcttgttcattttaatgcctggtacaactaaaggtacatttgtttggacaaatatcatgataacaacaaaaatagcatttaagagctgatatctagacattttctatggttgtcttgataataaccaaaatcattatcaagaaaaccatgggaaatggctagatatcagaaagaaagagaagaaaaagggtggtctaataatgttttccatgactgtacctGAAACTTACTGTATGGTAagacacactgacagacatTGCTTATAGCCTTTTGGCTACATGCCCATTAactgtcatggaaaacattttctTGGGAATCAGAGAGGTAGACATTTAGTTGGAGTTGGTTTATATATTGTGCCGGAGGACAGACATTGTCCGTATGTCTACtcttatttaaataaaagcaaagatGAGTCCTCTAAAGGCATTCTGTCTCGACGGATCACAGACAGAGCTCTATCCAAGACATGCCTGCCGTAGGTAATGCCTTCGCATCAGATGGGCAAGTTTGATTAGTCAAAATCATGTTGGCATCACTGTAATGACATCATAGTGTCAGctctttcaaacatttttactccTCCActgcaaaatattatttatttagatagTGTTTAAAGATATGAGAAAAACTGTAgattaggcctgtcacaatagtcaatatattgacttatcgttcgataaacaaaaatggacacaatagtttttccGGACTTGATaaattgtcgtttacatgcgtgCTTGTTTACATAAGTCATCAACAGTCAGTCGCACTGCTTCTTTCCTTCTCCTGTCagtcaacagacagacagacacacagacacagacacacagacacaaacacacacacacacacacacacacacacacacacacacacacacacacacacacacacacacacacacacacacacacacacacacacacacacacacacacacacacactcacagaaagaaagaattaGCGTACTCGAAGCTAAGTTTTTCCGATGCCCGTAGTTGTACAATTTCAGACAGTTGAGTGGCATAAATGGAATTAGTTCCAAAGCCTAATGCCACCGCAGCAGTGTGGGAACATTTTGGATTCAATCCAGATGAACGCGGAGAGCCTGCTAACATCAACGAGCCGGTACGTCAAATTTGTATGAAGATAGTCACAACAGTGGTAACACAACACACCTACTTgaattattatgctctaatatcattatatcagcggcataaaaaaataaacaacatcaacaatcgtatcgtttatcgtgatagtttctgggaaaatatatcttcctaaaaaatttgttatcgtgacaggcctactatAGATCAAATTAAAGACAACAAGGcttattgttttgatttagttttatcAGCAGAACAAACAGCCGTAGTTTCTGGTAATGCCCACAGTAACGAACGAAGGTGGagcaaatgaaaataatgagctGTGTGGGCTGCCTGTTTACCAGACATATAATCTCCCACTATCAGACGTAAATATTATGTTATCAGACCACTTAAGTATCAGTTCACCTTTGAGAcaaattatttactttaccagTATATTTACCAGAGCACTCAGCTTCTGCCCAGTAATCTGACAGGGAGCACTTGAatataataagaataaatagACCTGTCTCCTCGTCCTTCAAACTGaatcatttacagtgtttctacAGCAACTTCTTTGTACACATTTTGTACAGATTTTTTCATgcataagaagaaaataatgaagGGTAAAATTCCCTCTCGATCATATTTATGTGTTATGAAAGTGGCAGGTGcactgcatgaaaaattacatttcattcaCTATCAGTAACCCGCAGAGTTAATAGCAGACTGTCTGGATTGCATTATTCGgccaaaaagtgaaaaacaaaacagaggttTTTATAGAGACATTATGAAGAGTCTACATTGatgaataaatcataaaaagatggtgaaaaaaaatctttaaagtcTATTGAATCAGTTTGTGTGTTAGAGTGAAGGAGGACGCTGCTGGAAAAtgtttcatgtgttaatgtaacAATGTAAAGAAATGAAAGTCAGACAGTCAAGCTGCActttacatccatgtctgtccagactaGAATAATATATGTACTGAAGACTTTGAAGGAATTAAATAAAAgctattccattttttttttttgcaaaatggaAGTCATCACAATATCGAGCTGTATGATTCCAGTGAATAAATTTACAGTGAGAAACATGCTGTCTTCACTTAGAGGCTATTTATACAAAGGAATAATAGAAAGCTTCAATCACATGATGCAACAGCAGTCACCTGAAGCTCAGTATCACAAAAACAATGAGCTTGTGGTGGAACGACCAGAGAAAAACCAGAGAGAACACAAAGTTGGAGTCATAATCAAGAGAACGTTTCGaatatggatgttgctgcaaaaaaaactacaaattctAAAATGTGAATGCTTCACAAACATCAGTTTCAGTTGTTTCGTGGACAACCAAGACCAACTGTGAAATATGTTCACAATCTGCTCTTCTGTTTCTGAGATACCGTATTGAATAATGATCAGAAAAGTAACCGTACAATGTCACAGTGAAGCTGACCTTTAACTCTTTGGGTAAAAAATGTCATCCTGTTAAGACATTTATGTgaaattttgtcataattagaaaaacaaaaacagggtaTGTGAGGTCAGGGTGACCCTTGAGCTTTGACCACAAAAGTCTGTGAGTTGATCCAAATGTCCAAATGGACATTTGTgtcaaatttgaagaaattccctcaaaGCGCTCCTGAGATAATGAGTTCACAAGAATTGTACAGACAACCCGAAAACATAATGTCTCTGTCCACAGATGTCACCACTAcagatgcatgaaaaaaaaagaatttccaCAGCTATTACTATGCTATTACATTAAAAGGCAGTTCAATATTTCAAACCAATGCTCAATATTTGAGGGACTTAGAAAATAGGAAAGTATCTGGTTGGGTGTGCTAATTTTAAATCAACCACGATCactgttttaaatggttattcTAATGTCAACTTagtgttttaaaaatattcttATTGTAGCAGAATACTTATACAACACTTATTAACTGTGGGGTGTACCTAAAGCTGTTATGCAGGCGGTACAAGTGTTTAACAGCGTGAAAACAAAGCTTGTGCAGTACCTGTGAAGTCATGCCGCACCAGAAGTTAGAGTACGCCGCTCTGGACTCCAGCATCGGTGCTACAATAGTCTTGTTCTCATTCATCAGTTTCCACAACAAGTCCGTATTGGTGAGCAGGTTGTCACAGTCGGCCACCTGCAGACGAAGAGAAGGGCACGGTATTGACAagaatcacacacaaacatgcacatgcaAGCACAGACAAAATGTCACCCGCCGCCACTAAATGATTGATTGAATACAGCAACATGGTTCAATCAGAGAGGACCGCGAGCAGCTTCCTAACCTTTTTTAACTCACAGCCCAGAATTTTAAACAGCCTTACCCACAGACTGCACTTATATTTGCAGTAGGATGTTGTGCACTCTGGTGTTTTTAGAAATGATATCCAATGCAAACTCAAGATTTTAACCCTTATTTATGTTTGCCTCAGGAAGAGCAGCTCCACTTAAAGAAAACAGATCCCGGCCAACATGTATTTTCTTCATATTTGTCAATAAATTACCAATTTAAAGTTGAGTCATTCTTAAACTGACAGTTGAAACTGTACTTGTTGTGCTTTTTTAGCTAGCTTGTTAATAAATCAGCTGATATTGGCTTTCCAATTACATCAATACTGGTCTCAATTTCggccaataaataaaaaaactgccaTGGAATGATAATGTTAACCTGAcaaatattatttgtttttcaactGTAAAATGTCACACATCTTTTTTAATAACCACATTTAAAGAATCCatacaaaaaaatctacaaTATATTACTCTTAAATGTCAACATCAGCATCAGTTACAAAAGTCCTGTTTTGATCAAACTTCATATTATACCCACTTTTCTTCTTACATTTTACATCATGGctatgaaaaaaacacttactgaTGGTTTTAATTACATCAAGACATCTcgatatattaaaaaatgtacattttaactATGCATTACAGTTCATTGTTGACCTTGGAAATGGcatataaaaaatgtacttagtagCTTTCTCTGGTGCTTAAAAGCTTgaggaaaacattttaagaGTCTCTGCACCAGTGCACGTTATACTGAAATGCAGGTAACCATAGCAACAATACTTGGCTTCAGTCTCCAGTAACAGTTAACTCTAATCATGGGTTAAACTGACGACTACTCCACCCCCTCTTACTCATATTGTGGCGTTCATTGCCTCTAATTTCTCTGTGATTTTATTAAATCTGCACAGCTTGATATGCATAATGACGTGGTATTTACGTTTACAAAATGGTACAATTAcaccacaaagaaacactttCATGCCACAGAGATAATCTCTGTGACATTAGATTTCAAGactaaatatacaataaaacactgaataaatgtGCTTTAGTGAGAAGTCACTGAAGATGGtgatttatgtaaaaaatgatttttattcattggtcatagattttgtctctttaatgcaggtcttcttcttttctactTCAACGATGTAGCTTTGCTTTCCAatccacattttaaatgtaaactcCTTTACCTTGACCAGGTATGATCAGGTGCAGACAATGGATATCTCTGCACTTATCTGACCTGGACTCTGAGACATCACTGAGAGGACATGATGAGAGGAGGATGATAACATACCAGCAGGTAGTCGGCCCAGATCTCGCGGGCGGTCTCCAGCGCTGCCTGACGAAGCTTCATTACATGTTCATAACGGAGATTATTCCAGTGCTTAGGCCCCACCTCATCTTCAAAGGCACT carries:
- the LOC131975031 gene encoding procollagen galactosyltransferase 1-like; the protein is MPRVTSLLPALLFVLLPGPSRGYFPEEHWSPESPLLAPRVVVALVCRNSAHSLPLFLGALERLNYPKDRIALWVATDHNTDNTTAILRDWLIKVQNDYHYVEWRPEDEPSAFEDEVGPKHWNNLRYEHVMKLRQAALETAREIWADYLLVADCDNLLTNTDLLWKLMNENKTIVAPMLESRAAYSNFWCGMTSQGYYKRTPAYMPIRKQERHGCFAVPMVHSTYLVDLQKEASRQLAFYPPHPEYSWALDDVIVFAYSARMADVQMYVCNKEAYGYFPVPMRSHGTVQDEAESFIHTHLEVMVKNPPLEPSSFLSLPPKQPNKIGFDEVFMINLVRRSDRRERMLRSLYEQEISCKVVAAVDGKAVNMTDIEAMGIKMLPGYKDPYHGRPLTKGELGCFLSHYNIWKEIVDRGLKTSLVIEDDLRFEVFFKRRLQTLLQEVTTHKLDWDLIYIGRKRMQVDHQEKSIPKIHNLVEADYSYWTLGYLLSLQGAQKLLRAEPLTKMLPVDEFLPVMYDKHPISEYMDHFESRDLRAFSAEPLLVYPTHYTGDEGYISDTETSVVWDNETVKTDWDRAKSRKTQEQGELSFEAQNSDVLQSELENWSARDEL